The following are from one region of the Poecilia reticulata strain Guanapo linkage group LG7, Guppy_female_1.0+MT, whole genome shotgun sequence genome:
- the snphb gene encoding syntaphilin isoform X1 produces MSAPAPASRRTTSGSRRFNPLKALQPKRRLQQILASSPVPAASKPALGSGTSTAAATAPVAIPVPAPPAFDYCRFIELDYVPMESGYMVSMRPTKGYASTKSPTKGYTSTKSPDRRSTNSPSTPRSRRPPAAPSNRDPHGNASVSSGSNSGSCKGSDCSPTKGRQKYTSCTDNHGIRPPPPEQYLTPLQQKEVCIRHLRAKLKETINTLQDRDTEIDTLRSKLYRMQEDWVEEECNRVEAQLALKEARQEIQQLKHAVDTVRTRLSDAGGLSGDVGVQKYFQDINIQNHKLENLLLNMEIAQAGLAKEGEAIPGCRTRAGGSAPASVSGESPGVVPKLPEGGRGSCSCDGSPARSLTRSSTYTKLSDQTLGDRNCNDADFPCLSADGTQDSGFVCCGENSVPSRADLLLEAAYLSEETASLLNSYTQTFSHTLPHSAPVSLPHTFSHTLPHSFPHNMSHSMPHTMPHSSTYEKLCTGERLAPFRCSLGGVSCMSHPCLSHHHLYLHPLREAGIQTESCPIPATAGYPSDLDTIAEQRTFRSQACSPTSTWMSDEGEEDLDSITTTTSVTTATMMSTATEPIPVSKTPLAPPLPRSATVAFSMESPSYQANDKVEEEEKQEKEKREKAGEKLENTKVRQSEEEQQTVQSSVEGTEVLDEEAEQRKVCDLAGRMQGELNFTGCCGEDKQDDQRVEDKQQEAGIRERSTEEMSPVITPEHTGLFPGAQEPQTSQPPRRSISREEIAGVTVVEVHDEDDDEDKTNEQEATGVAVAEDEDSGKIQKSYWSRHFLIDLLAVAIPVVPTVAWLCRGPVRGGQPMYHFGSLLRGCCTVALHSLRRGGGLRHYPAGGGDLGGTQI; encoded by the exons attCAACCCTCTGAAAGCGCTGCAGCCCAAACGCCGCTTGCAGCAAATACTGGCGTCCTCGCCCGTGCCGGCGGCTTCCAAGCCGGCATTGGGATCGGGGACGAGTACAGCCGCGGCCACTGCGCCAGTGGCCATTCCGGTGCCTGCGCCCCCTGC GTTTGACTACTGCAGGTTCATAGAGCTAGATTATGTCCCCATGGAGTCGGGCTACATGGTCTCAATGCGCCCCACTAAAGGCTACGCATCGACCAAGTCGCCCACTAAAGGATACACGTCAACAAAGTCTCCGGATCGCCGCTCGACAAACTCTCCCTCCACGCCACGTTCCCG GCGGCCTCCAGCTGCACCCAGTAATAGAGATCCCCATGGCAATGCCTCCGTCAGCAGTGGCAGCAACTCAGGCTCGTGTAAAGGCAGTGACTGCAGCCCCACCAAAGG ACGTCAGAAGTACACATCATGTACGGACAACCATGGTATTCGCCCTCCTCCCCCAGAGCAGTACCTCACGCCTCTCCAGCAGAAGGAAGTGTGTATCCGACACCTGAGAGCCAAACTCAAAGAGACCATTAACACCCTGCAAGACAG GGACACAGAGATCGATACACTGCGAAGTAAGCTTTACCGAATGCAGGAAGACTGGGTTGAGGAGGAGTGTAACCGCGTGGAGGCTCAGTTAGCCCTGAAGGAGGCCCGTCAGGAAATTCAGCAGCTCAAACATGCAGTGGACACAGTTCGTACCCGACTTAGTGATGCCGGTGGGCTAAGTGGAGACGTAGGGGTTCAAAAGTACTTCCAGGACATCAATATTCAGAATCACAAATTGGAGAACCTTTTGCTTAACATGGAGATAGCACAAGCCGGACTAGCCAAGGAAGGAGAAGCCATACCAGGCTGCAGAACCCGTGCCGGGGGCTCAGCTCCGGCATCTGTTTCTGGAGAAAGCCCTGGAGTTGTACCTAAGTTGccagagggagggagggggtcTTGTTCTTGCGATGGCTCTCCAGCCCGTTCTCTGACCCGGAGCTCCACCTACACCAAGCTGAGCGACCAGACACTGGGAGACCGCAATTGCAATGACGCAGACTTTCCTTGTCTCTCAGCTGACGGCACACAGGACAGCGGATTTGTGTGCTGTGGAGAGAACAGCGTCCCCAGCCGGGCAGACCTCCTCCTGGAAGCCGCCTACCTCTCAGAGGAAACGGCATCTTTGCTGAACTCTTACACGCAGACCTTCTCCCACACTTTGCCTCATTCTGCCCCCGTCTCTCTGCCTCACACCTTCTCCCATACCTTACCTCATTCTTTCCCTCACAACATGTCCCACTCCATGCCACACACGATGCCTCACTCCTCCACCTATGAGAAACTCTGCACAGGAGAACGGCTGGCTCCATTTCGTTGCAGTTTGGGTGGAGTGAGCTGCATGAGCCACCCATGCCTGTCCCACCACCACCTGTACCTGCACCCCCTGAGGGAGGCGGGCATTCAGACTGAGAGCTGCCCCATCCCTGCAACAGCGGGATATCCCTCTGATCTGGATACTATTGCAGAGCAACGTACATTTCGCTCTCAGGCCTGCAGCCCCACCTCCACCTGGATGTCTGATGAGGGGGAAGAGGATCTGGActccatcaccaccaccacttcAGTGACAACAGCGACCATGATGAGCACAGCCACTGAACCAATTCCAGTTTCCAAAACACCACTGGCTCCACCTCTTCCACGATCGGCTACTGTGGCATTTTCCATGGAGAGTCCTTCGTATCAGGCAAATGACAaagtggaggaagaggaaaagcaagaaaaagaaaaaagggagaaagcaggagaaaagttggaAAACACTAAGGTCAGACAAtcagaagaggagcagcagacagTTCAAAGCTCAGTGGAAGGGACTGAGGTACTGGATGAAGAGGCAGAACAAAGAAAAGTCTGTGATTTAGCAGGAAGAATGCAGGGTGAACTTAATTTTACAGGCTGCTGTGGAGAAGACAAGCAAGATGACCAGAGAGTGGAGGACAAGCAGCAAGAGGCCGGGATTAGAGAAAGATCCACAGAGGAAATGAGCCCTGTGATTACTCCTGAGCACACCGGACTGTTTCCTGGTGCACAAGAGCCTCAAACATCCCAACCTCCGAGGAGATCTATCTCCCGTGAAGAGATAGCTGGTGTCACAGTGGTGGAAGTTCACGACGAGGATGATGACGAAGATAAGACTAATGAACAAGAGGCCACGGGGGTTGCTGTAGCAGAAGACGAGGACTCTGGGAAAATCCAAAAAAGCTACTGGAGTCGTCACTTCCTGATTGATCTGCTAGCGGTGGCCATCCCTGTGGTGCCGACGGTGGCGTGGCTGTGCCGTGGCCCGGTCCGTGGCGGCCAGCCTATGTATCACTTCGGTTCACTGCTGAGAGGCTGCTGCACTGTTGCACTGCACTCGCTGCGCAGGGGCGGTGGCCTGAGACATTACCCCGCAGGCGGGGGGGATCTTGGGGGCACACAAATATAG
- the snphb gene encoding syntaphilin isoform X4: MSAPAPASRRTTSGSRRRPPAAPSNRDPHGNASVSSGSNSGSCKGSDCSPTKGRQKYTSCTDNHGIRPPPPEQYLTPLQQKEVCIRHLRAKLKETINTLQDRDTEIDTLRSKLYRMQEDWVEEECNRVEAQLALKEARQEIQQLKHAVDTVRTRLSDAGGLSGDVGVQKYFQDINIQNHKLENLLLNMEIAQAGLAKEGEAIPGCRTRAGGSAPASVSGESPGVVPKLPEGGRGSCSCDGSPARSLTRSSTYTKLSDQTLGDRNCNDADFPCLSADGTQDSGFVCCGENSVPSRADLLLEAAYLSEETASLLNSYTQTFSHTLPHSAPVSLPHTFSHTLPHSFPHNMSHSMPHTMPHSSTYEKLCTGERLAPFRCSLGGVSCMSHPCLSHHHLYLHPLREAGIQTESCPIPATAGYPSDLDTIAEQRTFRSQACSPTSTWMSDEGEEDLDSITTTTSVTTATMMSTATEPIPVSKTPLAPPLPRSATVAFSMESPSYQANDKVEEEEKQEKEKREKAGEKLENTKVRQSEEEQQTVQSSVEGTEVLDEEAEQRKVCDLAGRMQGELNFTGCCGEDKQDDQRVEDKQQEAGIRERSTEEMSPVITPEHTGLFPGAQEPQTSQPPRRSISREEIAGVTVVEVHDEDDDEDKTNEQEATGVAVAEDEDSGKIQKSYWSRHFLIDLLAVAIPVVPTVAWLCRGPVRGGQPMYHFGSLLRGCCTVALHSLRRGGGLRHYPAGGGDLGGTQI; this comes from the exons GCGGCCTCCAGCTGCACCCAGTAATAGAGATCCCCATGGCAATGCCTCCGTCAGCAGTGGCAGCAACTCAGGCTCGTGTAAAGGCAGTGACTGCAGCCCCACCAAAGG ACGTCAGAAGTACACATCATGTACGGACAACCATGGTATTCGCCCTCCTCCCCCAGAGCAGTACCTCACGCCTCTCCAGCAGAAGGAAGTGTGTATCCGACACCTGAGAGCCAAACTCAAAGAGACCATTAACACCCTGCAAGACAG GGACACAGAGATCGATACACTGCGAAGTAAGCTTTACCGAATGCAGGAAGACTGGGTTGAGGAGGAGTGTAACCGCGTGGAGGCTCAGTTAGCCCTGAAGGAGGCCCGTCAGGAAATTCAGCAGCTCAAACATGCAGTGGACACAGTTCGTACCCGACTTAGTGATGCCGGTGGGCTAAGTGGAGACGTAGGGGTTCAAAAGTACTTCCAGGACATCAATATTCAGAATCACAAATTGGAGAACCTTTTGCTTAACATGGAGATAGCACAAGCCGGACTAGCCAAGGAAGGAGAAGCCATACCAGGCTGCAGAACCCGTGCCGGGGGCTCAGCTCCGGCATCTGTTTCTGGAGAAAGCCCTGGAGTTGTACCTAAGTTGccagagggagggagggggtcTTGTTCTTGCGATGGCTCTCCAGCCCGTTCTCTGACCCGGAGCTCCACCTACACCAAGCTGAGCGACCAGACACTGGGAGACCGCAATTGCAATGACGCAGACTTTCCTTGTCTCTCAGCTGACGGCACACAGGACAGCGGATTTGTGTGCTGTGGAGAGAACAGCGTCCCCAGCCGGGCAGACCTCCTCCTGGAAGCCGCCTACCTCTCAGAGGAAACGGCATCTTTGCTGAACTCTTACACGCAGACCTTCTCCCACACTTTGCCTCATTCTGCCCCCGTCTCTCTGCCTCACACCTTCTCCCATACCTTACCTCATTCTTTCCCTCACAACATGTCCCACTCCATGCCACACACGATGCCTCACTCCTCCACCTATGAGAAACTCTGCACAGGAGAACGGCTGGCTCCATTTCGTTGCAGTTTGGGTGGAGTGAGCTGCATGAGCCACCCATGCCTGTCCCACCACCACCTGTACCTGCACCCCCTGAGGGAGGCGGGCATTCAGACTGAGAGCTGCCCCATCCCTGCAACAGCGGGATATCCCTCTGATCTGGATACTATTGCAGAGCAACGTACATTTCGCTCTCAGGCCTGCAGCCCCACCTCCACCTGGATGTCTGATGAGGGGGAAGAGGATCTGGActccatcaccaccaccacttcAGTGACAACAGCGACCATGATGAGCACAGCCACTGAACCAATTCCAGTTTCCAAAACACCACTGGCTCCACCTCTTCCACGATCGGCTACTGTGGCATTTTCCATGGAGAGTCCTTCGTATCAGGCAAATGACAaagtggaggaagaggaaaagcaagaaaaagaaaaaagggagaaagcaggagaaaagttggaAAACACTAAGGTCAGACAAtcagaagaggagcagcagacagTTCAAAGCTCAGTGGAAGGGACTGAGGTACTGGATGAAGAGGCAGAACAAAGAAAAGTCTGTGATTTAGCAGGAAGAATGCAGGGTGAACTTAATTTTACAGGCTGCTGTGGAGAAGACAAGCAAGATGACCAGAGAGTGGAGGACAAGCAGCAAGAGGCCGGGATTAGAGAAAGATCCACAGAGGAAATGAGCCCTGTGATTACTCCTGAGCACACCGGACTGTTTCCTGGTGCACAAGAGCCTCAAACATCCCAACCTCCGAGGAGATCTATCTCCCGTGAAGAGATAGCTGGTGTCACAGTGGTGGAAGTTCACGACGAGGATGATGACGAAGATAAGACTAATGAACAAGAGGCCACGGGGGTTGCTGTAGCAGAAGACGAGGACTCTGGGAAAATCCAAAAAAGCTACTGGAGTCGTCACTTCCTGATTGATCTGCTAGCGGTGGCCATCCCTGTGGTGCCGACGGTGGCGTGGCTGTGCCGTGGCCCGGTCCGTGGCGGCCAGCCTATGTATCACTTCGGTTCACTGCTGAGAGGCTGCTGCACTGTTGCACTGCACTCGCTGCGCAGGGGCGGTGGCCTGAGACATTACCCCGCAGGCGGGGGGGATCTTGGGGGCACACAAATATAG
- the snphb gene encoding syntaphilin isoform X2: MSAPAPASRRTTSGSRRFDYCRFIELDYVPMESGYMVSMRPTKGYASTKSPTKGYTSTKSPDRRSTNSPSTPRSRRPPAAPSNRDPHGNASVSSGSNSGSCKGSDCSPTKGRQKYTSCTDNHGIRPPPPEQYLTPLQQKEVCIRHLRAKLKETINTLQDRDTEIDTLRSKLYRMQEDWVEEECNRVEAQLALKEARQEIQQLKHAVDTVRTRLSDAGGLSGDVGVQKYFQDINIQNHKLENLLLNMEIAQAGLAKEGEAIPGCRTRAGGSAPASVSGESPGVVPKLPEGGRGSCSCDGSPARSLTRSSTYTKLSDQTLGDRNCNDADFPCLSADGTQDSGFVCCGENSVPSRADLLLEAAYLSEETASLLNSYTQTFSHTLPHSAPVSLPHTFSHTLPHSFPHNMSHSMPHTMPHSSTYEKLCTGERLAPFRCSLGGVSCMSHPCLSHHHLYLHPLREAGIQTESCPIPATAGYPSDLDTIAEQRTFRSQACSPTSTWMSDEGEEDLDSITTTTSVTTATMMSTATEPIPVSKTPLAPPLPRSATVAFSMESPSYQANDKVEEEEKQEKEKREKAGEKLENTKVRQSEEEQQTVQSSVEGTEVLDEEAEQRKVCDLAGRMQGELNFTGCCGEDKQDDQRVEDKQQEAGIRERSTEEMSPVITPEHTGLFPGAQEPQTSQPPRRSISREEIAGVTVVEVHDEDDDEDKTNEQEATGVAVAEDEDSGKIQKSYWSRHFLIDLLAVAIPVVPTVAWLCRGPVRGGQPMYHFGSLLRGCCTVALHSLRRGGGLRHYPAGGGDLGGTQI, translated from the exons GTTTGACTACTGCAGGTTCATAGAGCTAGATTATGTCCCCATGGAGTCGGGCTACATGGTCTCAATGCGCCCCACTAAAGGCTACGCATCGACCAAGTCGCCCACTAAAGGATACACGTCAACAAAGTCTCCGGATCGCCGCTCGACAAACTCTCCCTCCACGCCACGTTCCCG GCGGCCTCCAGCTGCACCCAGTAATAGAGATCCCCATGGCAATGCCTCCGTCAGCAGTGGCAGCAACTCAGGCTCGTGTAAAGGCAGTGACTGCAGCCCCACCAAAGG ACGTCAGAAGTACACATCATGTACGGACAACCATGGTATTCGCCCTCCTCCCCCAGAGCAGTACCTCACGCCTCTCCAGCAGAAGGAAGTGTGTATCCGACACCTGAGAGCCAAACTCAAAGAGACCATTAACACCCTGCAAGACAG GGACACAGAGATCGATACACTGCGAAGTAAGCTTTACCGAATGCAGGAAGACTGGGTTGAGGAGGAGTGTAACCGCGTGGAGGCTCAGTTAGCCCTGAAGGAGGCCCGTCAGGAAATTCAGCAGCTCAAACATGCAGTGGACACAGTTCGTACCCGACTTAGTGATGCCGGTGGGCTAAGTGGAGACGTAGGGGTTCAAAAGTACTTCCAGGACATCAATATTCAGAATCACAAATTGGAGAACCTTTTGCTTAACATGGAGATAGCACAAGCCGGACTAGCCAAGGAAGGAGAAGCCATACCAGGCTGCAGAACCCGTGCCGGGGGCTCAGCTCCGGCATCTGTTTCTGGAGAAAGCCCTGGAGTTGTACCTAAGTTGccagagggagggagggggtcTTGTTCTTGCGATGGCTCTCCAGCCCGTTCTCTGACCCGGAGCTCCACCTACACCAAGCTGAGCGACCAGACACTGGGAGACCGCAATTGCAATGACGCAGACTTTCCTTGTCTCTCAGCTGACGGCACACAGGACAGCGGATTTGTGTGCTGTGGAGAGAACAGCGTCCCCAGCCGGGCAGACCTCCTCCTGGAAGCCGCCTACCTCTCAGAGGAAACGGCATCTTTGCTGAACTCTTACACGCAGACCTTCTCCCACACTTTGCCTCATTCTGCCCCCGTCTCTCTGCCTCACACCTTCTCCCATACCTTACCTCATTCTTTCCCTCACAACATGTCCCACTCCATGCCACACACGATGCCTCACTCCTCCACCTATGAGAAACTCTGCACAGGAGAACGGCTGGCTCCATTTCGTTGCAGTTTGGGTGGAGTGAGCTGCATGAGCCACCCATGCCTGTCCCACCACCACCTGTACCTGCACCCCCTGAGGGAGGCGGGCATTCAGACTGAGAGCTGCCCCATCCCTGCAACAGCGGGATATCCCTCTGATCTGGATACTATTGCAGAGCAACGTACATTTCGCTCTCAGGCCTGCAGCCCCACCTCCACCTGGATGTCTGATGAGGGGGAAGAGGATCTGGActccatcaccaccaccacttcAGTGACAACAGCGACCATGATGAGCACAGCCACTGAACCAATTCCAGTTTCCAAAACACCACTGGCTCCACCTCTTCCACGATCGGCTACTGTGGCATTTTCCATGGAGAGTCCTTCGTATCAGGCAAATGACAaagtggaggaagaggaaaagcaagaaaaagaaaaaagggagaaagcaggagaaaagttggaAAACACTAAGGTCAGACAAtcagaagaggagcagcagacagTTCAAAGCTCAGTGGAAGGGACTGAGGTACTGGATGAAGAGGCAGAACAAAGAAAAGTCTGTGATTTAGCAGGAAGAATGCAGGGTGAACTTAATTTTACAGGCTGCTGTGGAGAAGACAAGCAAGATGACCAGAGAGTGGAGGACAAGCAGCAAGAGGCCGGGATTAGAGAAAGATCCACAGAGGAAATGAGCCCTGTGATTACTCCTGAGCACACCGGACTGTTTCCTGGTGCACAAGAGCCTCAAACATCCCAACCTCCGAGGAGATCTATCTCCCGTGAAGAGATAGCTGGTGTCACAGTGGTGGAAGTTCACGACGAGGATGATGACGAAGATAAGACTAATGAACAAGAGGCCACGGGGGTTGCTGTAGCAGAAGACGAGGACTCTGGGAAAATCCAAAAAAGCTACTGGAGTCGTCACTTCCTGATTGATCTGCTAGCGGTGGCCATCCCTGTGGTGCCGACGGTGGCGTGGCTGTGCCGTGGCCCGGTCCGTGGCGGCCAGCCTATGTATCACTTCGGTTCACTGCTGAGAGGCTGCTGCACTGTTGCACTGCACTCGCTGCGCAGGGGCGGTGGCCTGAGACATTACCCCGCAGGCGGGGGGGATCTTGGGGGCACACAAATATAG
- the snphb gene encoding syntaphilin isoform X3: MFDYCRFIELDYVPMESGYMVSMRPTKGYASTKSPTKGYTSTKSPDRRSTNSPSTPRSRRPPAAPSNRDPHGNASVSSGSNSGSCKGSDCSPTKGRQKYTSCTDNHGIRPPPPEQYLTPLQQKEVCIRHLRAKLKETINTLQDRDTEIDTLRSKLYRMQEDWVEEECNRVEAQLALKEARQEIQQLKHAVDTVRTRLSDAGGLSGDVGVQKYFQDINIQNHKLENLLLNMEIAQAGLAKEGEAIPGCRTRAGGSAPASVSGESPGVVPKLPEGGRGSCSCDGSPARSLTRSSTYTKLSDQTLGDRNCNDADFPCLSADGTQDSGFVCCGENSVPSRADLLLEAAYLSEETASLLNSYTQTFSHTLPHSAPVSLPHTFSHTLPHSFPHNMSHSMPHTMPHSSTYEKLCTGERLAPFRCSLGGVSCMSHPCLSHHHLYLHPLREAGIQTESCPIPATAGYPSDLDTIAEQRTFRSQACSPTSTWMSDEGEEDLDSITTTTSVTTATMMSTATEPIPVSKTPLAPPLPRSATVAFSMESPSYQANDKVEEEEKQEKEKREKAGEKLENTKVRQSEEEQQTVQSSVEGTEVLDEEAEQRKVCDLAGRMQGELNFTGCCGEDKQDDQRVEDKQQEAGIRERSTEEMSPVITPEHTGLFPGAQEPQTSQPPRRSISREEIAGVTVVEVHDEDDDEDKTNEQEATGVAVAEDEDSGKIQKSYWSRHFLIDLLAVAIPVVPTVAWLCRGPVRGGQPMYHFGSLLRGCCTVALHSLRRGGGLRHYPAGGGDLGGTQI, encoded by the exons AT GTTTGACTACTGCAGGTTCATAGAGCTAGATTATGTCCCCATGGAGTCGGGCTACATGGTCTCAATGCGCCCCACTAAAGGCTACGCATCGACCAAGTCGCCCACTAAAGGATACACGTCAACAAAGTCTCCGGATCGCCGCTCGACAAACTCTCCCTCCACGCCACGTTCCCG GCGGCCTCCAGCTGCACCCAGTAATAGAGATCCCCATGGCAATGCCTCCGTCAGCAGTGGCAGCAACTCAGGCTCGTGTAAAGGCAGTGACTGCAGCCCCACCAAAGG ACGTCAGAAGTACACATCATGTACGGACAACCATGGTATTCGCCCTCCTCCCCCAGAGCAGTACCTCACGCCTCTCCAGCAGAAGGAAGTGTGTATCCGACACCTGAGAGCCAAACTCAAAGAGACCATTAACACCCTGCAAGACAG GGACACAGAGATCGATACACTGCGAAGTAAGCTTTACCGAATGCAGGAAGACTGGGTTGAGGAGGAGTGTAACCGCGTGGAGGCTCAGTTAGCCCTGAAGGAGGCCCGTCAGGAAATTCAGCAGCTCAAACATGCAGTGGACACAGTTCGTACCCGACTTAGTGATGCCGGTGGGCTAAGTGGAGACGTAGGGGTTCAAAAGTACTTCCAGGACATCAATATTCAGAATCACAAATTGGAGAACCTTTTGCTTAACATGGAGATAGCACAAGCCGGACTAGCCAAGGAAGGAGAAGCCATACCAGGCTGCAGAACCCGTGCCGGGGGCTCAGCTCCGGCATCTGTTTCTGGAGAAAGCCCTGGAGTTGTACCTAAGTTGccagagggagggagggggtcTTGTTCTTGCGATGGCTCTCCAGCCCGTTCTCTGACCCGGAGCTCCACCTACACCAAGCTGAGCGACCAGACACTGGGAGACCGCAATTGCAATGACGCAGACTTTCCTTGTCTCTCAGCTGACGGCACACAGGACAGCGGATTTGTGTGCTGTGGAGAGAACAGCGTCCCCAGCCGGGCAGACCTCCTCCTGGAAGCCGCCTACCTCTCAGAGGAAACGGCATCTTTGCTGAACTCTTACACGCAGACCTTCTCCCACACTTTGCCTCATTCTGCCCCCGTCTCTCTGCCTCACACCTTCTCCCATACCTTACCTCATTCTTTCCCTCACAACATGTCCCACTCCATGCCACACACGATGCCTCACTCCTCCACCTATGAGAAACTCTGCACAGGAGAACGGCTGGCTCCATTTCGTTGCAGTTTGGGTGGAGTGAGCTGCATGAGCCACCCATGCCTGTCCCACCACCACCTGTACCTGCACCCCCTGAGGGAGGCGGGCATTCAGACTGAGAGCTGCCCCATCCCTGCAACAGCGGGATATCCCTCTGATCTGGATACTATTGCAGAGCAACGTACATTTCGCTCTCAGGCCTGCAGCCCCACCTCCACCTGGATGTCTGATGAGGGGGAAGAGGATCTGGActccatcaccaccaccacttcAGTGACAACAGCGACCATGATGAGCACAGCCACTGAACCAATTCCAGTTTCCAAAACACCACTGGCTCCACCTCTTCCACGATCGGCTACTGTGGCATTTTCCATGGAGAGTCCTTCGTATCAGGCAAATGACAaagtggaggaagaggaaaagcaagaaaaagaaaaaagggagaaagcaggagaaaagttggaAAACACTAAGGTCAGACAAtcagaagaggagcagcagacagTTCAAAGCTCAGTGGAAGGGACTGAGGTACTGGATGAAGAGGCAGAACAAAGAAAAGTCTGTGATTTAGCAGGAAGAATGCAGGGTGAACTTAATTTTACAGGCTGCTGTGGAGAAGACAAGCAAGATGACCAGAGAGTGGAGGACAAGCAGCAAGAGGCCGGGATTAGAGAAAGATCCACAGAGGAAATGAGCCCTGTGATTACTCCTGAGCACACCGGACTGTTTCCTGGTGCACAAGAGCCTCAAACATCCCAACCTCCGAGGAGATCTATCTCCCGTGAAGAGATAGCTGGTGTCACAGTGGTGGAAGTTCACGACGAGGATGATGACGAAGATAAGACTAATGAACAAGAGGCCACGGGGGTTGCTGTAGCAGAAGACGAGGACTCTGGGAAAATCCAAAAAAGCTACTGGAGTCGTCACTTCCTGATTGATCTGCTAGCGGTGGCCATCCCTGTGGTGCCGACGGTGGCGTGGCTGTGCCGTGGCCCGGTCCGTGGCGGCCAGCCTATGTATCACTTCGGTTCACTGCTGAGAGGCTGCTGCACTGTTGCACTGCACTCGCTGCGCAGGGGCGGTGGCCTGAGACATTACCCCGCAGGCGGGGGGGATCTTGGGGGCACACAAATATAG